The Candidatus Melainabacteria bacterium RIFOXYA2_FULL_32_9 sequence GCCTTTGGCACTTCTTATAACCAGCAAATAATCGAGCAATAAAAAATGCGTAAGTATTTTTTATTGCGTCCTTAGTTCAAAAGACTATTAATCCTCTTTATCAGTTTATCATCAATAACTTCAGCAGCTTTTTTCTTGCCATCCCAGACAGGTTCGAGAGTTATGTTGACTAAATCCATTATTTCCTGACTGTTTTCAACTACAGGAGTTGGTTTAGACTCAGGGATTATATCAATAAATAGTCTTGAATTTTTGGGAAACTTGCCTTTATCAAGAAAAACTTCAGAATTTGCCACATCAACCCTTGCAGGAACAATAAGCCCGCTCTTTGTAAACTCCTGGCATGCCTGCTTACTTGCTAAAAATCTGACAAGCCTCCAGGCTTCTTCAGGATGTTCGGATGATTTACTTATAGCCCAGCCTGAAGCATCAGCGTCAACAACTGAACCAGATGAGCCTTTTGGAAATTTTGCTATATCCCAGTTGAATTCAAGATCTTTTCTATATCTTGGAACACTCCATCTACCGTTAATCTGCATTGCAATTTTACCCTGCATAAACAATTGGGACATTGTAGCACTTCCAGCTTCACTTGCCGTTGGTGCCACGTGATATTTATTCCTTAAATCAGCATAGTACTGTATAGAATTAATGGATTCCGGGTTATTAATTATGGCTTTTGTTGGATCAGAATTAATAATTCCACCCGAATTACTCCAGAGGAAAGGTAGCCAAAACAGAGGCATCTCTTCAAAACCAATTCCAAATTGGTCAATTTTACCATCACTATTGAAATCTTTAGTCAACTTCTGAGCCGTGGCAAGGAATTGTTTAAAATTCCAGCTTTTATCTGGATAAGCAATATCATACTTGTCAAAAATATCTTTATTATAATAAATTACAAGATTTGATATATCTCTTGGCATTGCATAAAGGTTATTTTTATATTTAAAAGCCTCTAAAGACTCCGGAAAGAAATCTTTTTCAGCAATCAAATCATCTTTTTGCAGATAATTGGATAAATCCAATAAAACATCATTCTCTGCATATACAGGACCATTGATGTTATTTATAAAAATAACGTCAGGAGTAAGTCGTGATGCAACTAAGAGATGTAATTTTTGAAAATAATTCTTTGGTATATGAATAAAATCAACCTTAATATCGGAATTTTTCTGCTCAAATTCTTTTAAAATAGGTTTGATAATCGCTATCTCTGACTCAGATCCCCAACTTGAAAACTGAATTACTGTTTTATCCTCTTTTTTGGAACAACCGCCAATAAAAACGAGAAACAGAATCAAGACAAAAGCTTTTGTTAATTTATTTATAATATTTTTTTTCATACTTCATTTTAGCATGTGAAAATTGCTCTTAAAATTTTGGTAATGATCAAGTAATGAGTCATCACGAGCCATTAAATATGGAAGATATCGTTTATCTTAATTGCGAAGTGATCTCAAAGCATACAACGTTATATGATTAGAGATTGTTTCACAACATCGATTTTAAAAAATATCCATGTTGTTCGCAATGATTCTCTCAATTATTTCAGTCACAACTTGACCCTTATCAAAATTTTCTATTATATTCAGATTTTCTTAACTTATTTATACTTTTGTTTAAAATAATAAAGAAAACTTTAATTTTCAATTCCAATTATAGAAAAAACATATTAAAATTATAATAAGCAAAATTTAATTTTTAATAACTGGATATTAATTTATGCATAGTTTTTTTTCAGAAAAATTAACAACTCAGCAGCTTACAAAAAATTCCTTCTTTGAAGGTCTTCCGAATAATATTTTGGAGCATTTAGTTGAAATCCTGAATGTTCATAGATATAAAAAAGAAGACTATATATTTAATGAAGGAGATAATGCAGCTGAAATGTACTTTATTTTGGAGGGTTCAGTTAAAATTTTTAAAAAAACCTATAAAGGAGGCTCTAAACTTTTAGTTGAACTGCATGAATCTCAATTTTTTGGAGAAATGGCTCTTATTGATAGAGGTAAAAGATCTACAAGTGTTGTTGCAGCTACAGATTTAATTTTAGCATCGTTAAGCTGGGAAAAGCTAAATAAGGAGTTTGAGGCATATAATCCTAATTTGGCTATATATACATACAAAAAAATAGCCCAAGTACTTAGTTTGAGATTAAGACAGGCTAATACCCTGTATGTTCACTCTGAATAAAATTAAACTATGCCAGAATGAGTCTGTTTTCGCTTCGCATGCCAGCTTTGACCAAATTACTTTATTTATCTGTTACATTAATCGAGTAATAAAAAATTCTTACGTATTTTTTATTACTCGATTAATGACTGGTTACAGGAAGCAGTCTGTAAAAATCATAAAAGATAGAATGAGTTTTGTTTTCGGTCCAGACCAGCGAAGCTGCTCTTCCCGAAAATTTCACTCCCGCTTCGCATTTTTTCATCAAAATCCTTAATGATTTTTTCCGCTGTCCTTAGTTTTGAGTACTAAAAAATTTCCGGAAGAAGCTTACGCATCAACCACGAAACAAATCTCGCACCCTTTAATAGATTTACATTACTTAAATTATTTATGAAAAGCTGTTGAAATACCAGTTTATAACTTCCTGTCCCCTAAACATTACTACAAAACCCCCTATGACCAAAGCAGGGCCAAAAGGTAAGAAAGTAAAGCTTTGTCTTTCTTTAAGTCTTTGTAGAATAACTACTATTCCAGCAATTGCTATTGTCAGAGCAAATAATGTAATTATCAATGCACCAATAAGACTGCTTCCTAATCCCAATATTTTTCCAATATATGGAACAAATATTGAGAACATTAAAACTCCCATTGCTACTAAAGATCTATAGTCCTTGTCCTTATACATATTCATTAGAATAATAGGAATTCCAATGAAAAGTTGTGTAATAAAGCTGATAGCAAGAATTACTAAGATCATTTTCCAGCCAAACCATGCCCCAAGAGCAGCACCAATTATTGAATCACCACTGCCGAAAGCATATTCTCCAACAAAAAATAAACCTAGTCTTGAGAATATTTCAAAAAAAGCAGCTCCGATAATAGCTCCAATTATTGCTGATATAAAGATCTCATTTAATGTAATAGATGAATTTATTCCTTTAAGCAAAATTGTAATAGTTCCGTGTCCTGCGTTTCCTATATTAAAAAAGTTATATATAAGCCCTAATGGAATTAAAGGTATTGATGTTAAATCAAAAATTAACTTCTCTCTTATGTCTGTTATGGTTATAACTATTAATCCACAGGTTAAAGTAAGCAAAAATAAGGTATTTACGGTAAGTCCAAAATTGTAGACAACTGCAATAAACAAAAGAGCTGTTGATAACTCAACTATTGGATATTGAATACTGATAGATTGGCTGCAATTTCTGCATTTTCCTCTAAGAATAAGAAAACTCAGAACAGGAATATTATTATACCAGGCTATAGGTTTCTGACATTTCGGACACTTTGATCCGGGAAAAACAAAGGACTCATCTGAGAGTAGTCTTAATGCTACTACGTTTAAAAAGCTTCCTATAACAAGTCCTACAACTCCTGTAAATACAATAATATATGCCCTCCAAAAAGGACTTAAATCACTTAATGATTCCATACTTACCTCATCAAATTAATAATTCGGCTTAACTATCTTTTTGTTTCTGGTAATTATACCAAATAACTCTGATATAGCCTTTTTAAGTCTTCTGCTAACCTGCATTTGTGATATATTAAGTTTTTTAGCAATATCATTTTGACTTAAATCTTCAAAAAAACTTAACTTTATAACTTCTTTTAAAGGATCACTCAATGACTCTACTGCTTCCCCAAGCATAATTCTATCTTCTTGAGCCATAAGAAAATCCTGATATTTATCGTCAATAAGTCTATCGGCAAAAGTTTGCTCACTCTCACTACTTCCTGAAACAACCTGGTCCAGAGAGATCATTTGCTTTCTTCTGTCTACTTCTGTAACTTCACACACTTTATTAATTGGAATTTCTAAAGCTTCAGCAATTTCAAAATCACTGGGAAGTCTTCCTAAATTTACTGTTAGTTCCTGAATTAGCTGATTAATTCTAAAGGATAGTTCTTGTAATTCTCTTGGTGCTCTTATCATATTACCTTTATCACGTAAATAATGTCTGATTTCTCCGGTAATCAAGTAAGTAGCATATGTTTTAAAACTAGCACCAAGATTTGTGTCATATTGCTCAATAGCCTTTAATAGTCCTACACTACCAACTTGTATCAAGTCTTCTGTAGGGTCAGAACTCCTTCTTGCAAGTCCATACGCTATTTTTTTAACAAATGGCAAATATGCAAGAACTATAAGGTTCCTAAGCTGAGACTTAATAATGTTGTTTTCAGCTTTCTTATATTCCTGTAACCAGCTATTTATTTCCTCAGTTGAGGTTAACTCTTCTACATTCACTTTAAATCAACTTTAATTTTAGAAACTTACCCTCTATTAATTATTTAGATTATAACATGGGATTATCGTGTATTTAAGTCAGGAATATTTGTCCATAATTTAGTATTTAAATTTAAAATATGAAAATGATAAGGAATTCAAACTATCAAATTAAGAAAAAACAGATAAAAACATATTTAATATGTTTATTTAGCCAGTCTGGATGAGTGAGAAATAATATTTATCTGTAAAATATTAAACAATTGTTTAATGTTTTTTATTTTAAACAATTTAAAATGAAAGCAAAGTTAATTAATTTTTCTTTTCTTAAAATAAATCCAGAAAAGAGAAAATAAAAAAGGAGGAAAATAATGGGTGAACGTGGACCTGCTCCAGGAAATGCTTATGGCGCAGCAGCCGTAACACAAGCTATACGAGGCGCTGATTTTCCAATGTCAAAACAAGATCTTATAAATAGATATGGGGATAAAGACATTGAATGGACAAAAGGTAATCCTAGAAAATTAAGAGATCTATTAATAGATCTTCCAAGTGAAACATTCAATTCACCAGCTGATTTAGAACATGCTTTACATGAAAATATGTAAGTTCGTAATATAAACGATTAAAGGAGGAGGAAATAATGGGTGAACGTGGACCTGCTCCAGGAAATGCTTATGGTGCAGCAGCTGTAACTCAAGCTATAAGAGGTGCTGATTTTCCAATGTCAAAACAAGATCTTATAAGCTGCTTTGGTGATAAAGAAGTTGAATGGAGAAAAGGCAATCCTCAGAAATTAAGAGATCTATTAATAGATCTCCCAAGTGAAACATTCAATTCACCAGCTGATTTAGAACATTCTATACATGAAAATATGTAAAGTCGTGATATAAACGATTAAAGGAGGAGAAATAATGGGTGAACGTGGACCATTACCAGGGCATGCTTATGGCGCAGCAGCTGTAGCATCAATATTTAAAAACGCCAATTTTCCAATGTCAAAAGATGACATTATGCAAAAATATGGCGACAGAGAAATAGAATACACAAAAGGTAATCCAGTAAAAGTAAAAGATGTTCTAAGCAACATTCCAAGTGAAACATTCAATTCACCAGCTGATTTAGAACATGCTTTTCACGAAAAATTAAGCTAGCATATAGCTTTATAAAGCAAAAGCCCTCGATTAATCGAGGGCTTTTGCTATTTTTGTCTTCATACAAGATTTTTAAGAAAAATTAAAGTCTAATCTTGTAGTACAATTTTTCTATGAATATAAATATTATAGCTGTTGGAAAAATCAGAGAAAAATATATTAAATCAGGAATAGAAGAGTTTTTAAAAAGAATTCAACCTTATTCTTCGCTAAAAATCACAGAGATTAGTGCAGAAGATCTCAAATATGATCCTCAAAAAAGCATTGAAATAGAAGGAGAGAAAATTTTAAAGCAAATTCCGGATACTGCTTATGTGATAATTCTTGATATTCTTGGAAGACAGCTTGATTCAGAAGAATTTGCAGCAAAAATTAAGGAAATAAATTTAAAAGGCATAAATCAATTAGTTTTCGTTATTGGTGGTGCAATTGGTTTATCAGACAGTGTAAAACGAAGAGCTGATTTTACCTTGAGTCTTTCAAAAATGACATTTCCTCACCAACTTATAAGACTATTCCTCGTTGAACAAATCTACAGAGCCTTTAAAATCATCAATAATGAGCCTTATCATAAATAAGCAAGAAATTTTCACTATCTAATGAGGTAACAAAAAAATTCTTACGTATTTTACAAGACTGTCATCACGAGGAAACACGAAGTGTCTCCGTGGTGATCTTGCCAATTTTGAATA is a genomic window containing:
- a CDS encoding 23S rRNA (pseudouridine(1915)-N(3))-methyltransferase RlmH, with product MNINIIAVGKIREKYIKSGIEEFLKRIQPYSSLKITEISAEDLKYDPQKSIEIEGEKILKQIPDTAYVIILDILGRQLDSEEFAAKIKEINLKGINQLVFVIGGAIGLSDSVKRRADFTLSLSKMTFPHQLIRLFLVEQIYRAFKIINNEPYHK